The following nucleotide sequence is from Aedes aegypti strain LVP_AGWG unplaced genomic scaffold, AaegL5.0 Primary Assembly AGWG_AaegL5_hic_scaff_619_PBJ_arrow, whole genome shotgun sequence.
TTTTTCACCACCCTTTTGTCAACATATGAAAAAGCTCTGAATCTATCAATTCAAGAGATAGAGAATAACTTTTTATTGGCAAACATGCTCGAAATTGAGCGTATTACGACTTTGCTAAAACATGTAtattataatttctacaaataaaaaGTTGACTGTTTTATATCTATGAATGTAGACTAaccttattaaaaaaaaaacttaaaacaaacaactttgtaggaGACGATTATAGCtctaaaattttattctgaagCTCTAAATGCATCTTTCATCGATAATCTACAATGTAAATATGCAACAACTCATCGACCTTATTCCTTCCAAATGTCTGCATTCTaacaatcagcaacaaactttCCGATCCAGGTTTGGAACGAATATTCACTTAGCCATTTTTAGGCCAAACCCTACACGTGAAAGCGAAACAGATAAACTGCTGTCTCACGACATGAGCAAAGTTGTGACGAAAATTTTGCAATCATCTCGCCTGATATTTCTAATTTGGGGAAACACAAATCACACGCTAATCTTTTGCCTCGGCAAACAATACCTACAAGATAGCGCTACCCGCGAAGCCAAATATACCCATATTCATCACCCCATTCGCTTCACTTGGTGCAACACACTCACCATGATCTTGTTGAAGCCGATGTTCCTCGTGTAGGTGACTAGCACGCGCTCCTTCGGATCCACCACCGACTCCTCAAGGATGTTGACGGACTTGGCCTTGAAGAACCGCTCGCCCCATTTCGGCACTCGGTTCGTCTTGGTCAGCAGCCGCTTGCTGTGGAGCTTCCCGTTCTTAATCTCCCGGCAGACGGTGTCCTCCGAGAGTACGTGCAGGCTGTAGCGTAGGAAATCGAACGTTTAGATTAGATAAAGCTAGTTGAGGTGAGTAGATGAGGAATGAATATTCATTACACGAAGACAATCGAGCATGTAGCAACAGCCTTGATTGAATAGGGCTCGACCAAGAATTCaatcaatttcaaattaaatgcaAAGAATGTACAAAGTGGCCGCATCGAAATCGTCAGCCCCTGCCGCATGTATGAGTTCAAATTCCGataacagggctggtagcggacTTCTTTTAGTCGATTCTTTCTTTGGTTAGTGCTAaccagagaatttgtttattatagagaagcgcgaattctgaaaccaaaggttccaattgaaccgtcaaacgtggttccaatcgagcaaattcaatAAGACTCAAAAAGAAGTTACACAAAAGAGAGGATGGATGTGTGTTGGTGAAAGCGATACGTAAGTGACGTCATTGGTAAGCTTGGTTTCTTACGGCGATTGACaggatgacacgcacactaaaatattgtttgaatgacctcaattatcgatagtcattgcaaatgttgtttataaataaagtcAAAATCCTCTCCGCGTTTCTCTACTATAATCACATTCTCTGGTGCAAActactatttttatttttttacaagggggaatttaaagtgcctgtaaacaagagtgttccagttttgacaggtttACTGCTCTATTGGAACGCTGTTCCAATATTGACATTGACGCATCTTGTTTGAATCCACTCTGGGGGAAATCTGCACACAGACGcttgagaaggtaactcagggagttTGGAGAAGCAACACCAACCCACTAAAATCAGCCGATTCACTGTACATGAGCAATTCTTGTTGAATTGTTCAAGTGGTGTACATAGTGTacagacattacccttggcATCAGACCCTCATCTTGCCGGCACCACCTCATGGTGTTACTTCGAAAAATGACCAGTGCATATAGAACttaacacatgtagcagaagtagcctaggcaaactgcttctcctagccgacttaaacaatgttacaagggaccagcctctgcagccaactcatggtcggcgcgccataggcgctgtaattctaacataatgtgaatGACAGCCGTAGGTaatgcattccagcactcggcatctgCACATATTCTatctattatattgtcgggggacgtgttccctccgcatgtagtgagcatgtgacctctcacaacaatgaaacggggcaattgaacacgacatgctccgctgtttcctccacaccagcacaattggggcatgcaggagattctgagtgcccgatcCTATGCAGCTACTGTCTATAGAAACTGCCTTGTTCTGttagaaactgcgtcaggtggaaatTCACTACCCCATTGtttcttttataccaatctgacacatttggtattagccgatgggtccatcgaCCCTTAAATctcattcctgctgccaacatCTGAGTGTTGCCTCGTTACACGCGTtacggactcctctggtacctctgGTTTCCTAAACTttatccattcctcaactatggaaatagagtgctctgctgtcaactctactttctccatcgattcaccatagaccactagggtgatatcgtcggcgaagccaacaattttAATACCCTTctgaaggggcagcctcagtacgtcatcgtacatcgcattccataacatcgaGCTCAGGATTGAACCTTCAGGCACTCTCGCGGTAGTTTGAACGCTTTTCTGCTCTCCCCTGTGTCATACAgcagaatcctaccatcaaaatagctttctagaagcttaaacaactgcaccggtaccttgaggcggtgaagtgcgttggctatcgcttcccagctttcgctgttgaacgcattcttcacattcagagtgacaaccgcgcaggaacggatgccgctccttttatgctcgattgccacctcagctgtccgGACGACCGtctggatagcgtccagagtagattaacctttcctgaatccaaactggttgttggacaggccgtccgcaccttccgtatacggtactagcctgttgaggacCAACCTCTCTAATAACTTGCCcttcgtatctagtagacagataggtctatacgccgacgggtcacctggtggtttccccgcctttggtagtagcagcAATTTCTGTCGCTgtcatacatccgggaagattcctttcactgccgcttttaagacaacattcgggataccatcgggttccggtaccttgtttgacgcgaatgatttcacgactccGGCCAGCCACTTCTtttccttcatctgccgcatacagcgctgggggccatgggcttgtgggatgatgcgagaagagtacatcgattatcgatcgcagcaactctgGCGACTTCTCTTGCGGCGTTATGGCacttttgttcttagctattaccactctgtaggcgtcaacCCACGGACTCGAGTTGGCACTCcggcatagactatcaaagcatgcccgttttcacTCATGATCTCCTTTTTAAGagctaactttgcctctctgaacgCTGCAGCGCGTTCTTCTCTtcgtgcttctgtgcgtgcgcgttgcatttttcgcctagcccgaaggcagattgctcgaagatttgcaattgattcgcaccaccagtacactggcggcctgttctctctaggaggggcctttctcggcatggaagcatcacacgatcgtgatatcacagcaactagctcttttCCGTtgaggtccagagtgttcctttcgcgcctcagggcttctcTGAAAACTTCGctgtcgaagcgcgctgttttccaacctCGGGCTCTGGTCGAGTCACACTGCACTGCCctccgcccgcctggtattatactatagcgaattgattgatgatcgctatgagtataaccgtcatcaacgcgccagttcatggtacctaaaaggttaggattacaaaacgtcacgtcgataatcgattctgcaccatttctgcggatggtactcactgtacccacatttgccagctttAAATTTGACGCGACCAGGGATTCCAAcgatagctggcctctttggttggtgcagcggctaccccgctccactgcccatgcattttttatgcattaaagtcaccagctATCACTACAAGCTGCCGATTGGCTAGTTCGGCTAACATCCTTTCGACTATCTCAAAAGCATCATTTTAGTTAGAGaatacttcttggattgggtattgTCCTGTTTTCCCTATAGCTGCTATCTATTGAgtcctatccgccacccagttctcgttgttggctggtatgcggtatgggtacGACAGTAACACCATGTCGGTCttcgtttccgagactgactgccaaagcagctgctgggctacatcacagtggtttaaatttaaatgtgttacttccgttttggctgctttgatactccgcttgtgcccggacatttgggtccacccgttaagtgtccgttgtctgctttGTCGACAcctattaggcacttagcgatttgcttacaatcgcttgccctatggccttcggtgccgcattttctgcacatcttacggCTGCCCGAACCATTGCCATTCCAcaacttatggcccttcccgaaacacttgaatcaaacttcaggaggctgttgtatccTCAGctggcaaaccgaccagcctagcttgagtatgcccaagttcttcgctttgttgatcTCTGTGACCGGCAGCCATATCGCCGCCAACTGGGTGCCCTGCGGACTGGAACTCTTCTTTTGACGGCCCACTCAATTTGCGGTTTTCTTTCTTGCAAGGTTATCTACAGCAAGAAGCGCTGTTCCCGTAAACTTGTCTAGTCGGTCCAATGCACGGCAAATTAGAGTTGTTTGGAATCGAATTGCCGTTTGAGCTGTGAACTGTGTTACAAGAAGTTCGAATGACAGATTTCCCGCCTCGGCCATGACCGATAGTATCGGGCTGGTCACGACAGCTCCGGAAGCAAAGCGAACCATCTTGTTGTAAGCTGGGGCAAGGATCTGCAGAGTTGGTGATCTCATTCGCCAGCTCCCGGCGCGCATACGTACTGCGGTATAAACTATGCGACTTTGTCGCATATATGGTGAAACCAATGCTCTTCTCTTCGACTGTTTTCACGGCTGCCTGAAGTAGCGCTTCATGTTTTGCTCCACGTACAACTAAAAGGATGTCTTCGGCGTATGAAATAATTTTGACTCCGGCTGGTATTGTGAATTTTCTTGGAAGATGGATTTGAAGGGACATTGCTTGAGCTGGTTCGAAACCAGCGGTAAAGTTCAAGGGGCACTCCAATACATTCAGGCGGTATGAATATCCTCTAACTCAATAGGTTTGTGCCTCGCAGTTACTCACGATAAACATAAAACATCTGTAAAGCGACGATTCTAGATAAAACCACTACATTGAAATCCAATTCGAACACATTTATACATATTTGATTGAAATCaaagtaattgaaaactttaccaaaatcaaattttccaaacatgCATCAAAACGCCCATCCCAATGTGCTTCCCTCCAGCTCGTAGCATaagtaacataaaaaaattgtcaaaaggaatcaaaacaaaccacaAAAAAATGTGGTAGTGAAAAGGCAATCTCACGTACGTGTTGCACCAACGGCAACGGTGTATTAAAAAATGTCAA
It contains:
- the LOC110681256 gene encoding protein preli-like yields the protein MAKYYENTTTFNYSWEQVTQCFWNRYPNPFSLHVLSEDTVCREIKNGKLHSKRLLTKTNRVPKWGERFFKAKSVNILEESVVDPKERVLVTYTRNIGFNKIMVSVLHQVKRMG